Proteins co-encoded in one Nicotiana sylvestris chromosome 7, ASM39365v2, whole genome shotgun sequence genomic window:
- the LOC138872995 gene encoding intracellular protein transport protein USO1-like → MDELIGNLKTYEIKIKKDGERREPKKEKNLVLKAESSDSSDEDSDMAYLTKRFQKMVRKNSGIPKRGSSSKERNNDLFHRHRKSGHFIKDCPLMKQEQYKQNPDKAAKRNLSDEDEEDEDDEVNFRDVQRNLKSYSSKKLCLLANVLIDAYYSLDNDKEILSLELGEAEQSRDNIVVCVVDLNETIANLEKEKEALNKNITSVENERDDLMVVVFDLKETIEGLSNEKHTLEEKYSATEQERYDFLVIITDLEETIEGLNREHRTVSLGKGKEVASETHIKLKHELNDVKTSVYGELDKNQQLQAELEKERNVSSEKGKGTFSVLEKLENLSVTHKNVEQSRVLVKECTVTNLVTGKVVLVAKRNKNIYVANFESLQAGVMRYLRKTWFVICQKDPSEDKLEVQQSKKTQKSVDKSSDESIEKQNGASVKGSNKSKKSQVEQAMSEYDIVGLVSWKGKSVEGSRKQKRETVRELGALRTMPSDSGLW, encoded by the exons atggatgagttgattggtaatctgaagacatacgagataaaaataaagaaagatggTGAAAGGAGAGAGCCGAAGAAGGAAAAGAACTtggtactcaaagctgaaagcagtgactcaagtgatgaagatagtgacatggcctatcttactaaaagatttcaaaagatggttcgaaaAAATAGTGGTATACCAAAGAGGGGAAGTTCAAGTAAAGAAAGGAACAATGATCTCTTTCACAGACACAGAAagtcagggcatttcatcaaagactgcccactcatgaaacaggagcaatacaaacaaaatcctgacaaagcagcaaaaaggaacctg tctgatgaggatgaagaagatgaagacgatgaggtaaatttcagggatgttcagagaaatctgaaatcctactcttctaagaagtTATGTTTATTAGCCAATGTTTTAATTGATGCTTATTATAGCCTTGATAATGATAAGGAGATCTTGTCCTtagaactaggagaagctgaacaatctagagataATATAGTGGTCTGTGTAGTAGacctaaatgagaccatagctaatcttgaaaaagaaaaggaagctctaaataaaaatataactagtgtagaaaatgagagagatgactTGATGGTTGTGGTGTTTGACTTgaaagaaacaatagaaggtctCAGCAATGAGAAACACACTCTAGAAGAAAAATATTCAGCTACTGAGCAAGAGAGGTATGATTTCTTAGTGATAATCACTGacctagaggaaaccattgagggactcaacAGAGAACACAGGACTGTGAGTCTTGGTaaagggaaggaagtagctagtgagacacacatcaagctcaaacatgaattaaatgatgtgaAAACTAGTGTATATGGTGAACTTGATAAAAATCAgcaacttcaagctgaattggagaaa GAAAGGAATGTATCCAGTGAAAAAGGAAAGGGTACATTCTCAGTGCTGGaaaagttggaaaatctttcTGTCACTCATAAGAACGT ggaacaaagtagagttcttGTCAAAGAATGCACAGTTACCAATCTGGTGACTGGCAAAGTAGTCTTAGTGGCCAAAAgaaacaagaacatctatgttgctaaCTTTGAATCTTTACAAGCTGGTGTTATGAGATACTTGAGAAAGACCTGGTTCGTGATCTGTCAAAAAGATCCGAGTGAAGATAAACTTGAAG TGCAACAATCTAAGAAAACTCAAAAGTCTGTGGATAAATCTTCTGATGAATCTATTGAGAAACAAAATGGTGCATCCGTGAAGGGCAGCAACAAGTCTAAAAAGAGCCAAGTTGAGCAAGCTATGTCTGAATATGATATTGTGGGGTTAGTAAGCTGGAAAGGAAAGTCTGTTGAAGGATCTAGAAAACAAAAACGGGAAACCGTTAGAGAACTTGGTGCTCTGAGGACCATGCCTAGTGATAGTGGTCTTTGGTAG